In one Pseudomonas fitomaticsae genomic region, the following are encoded:
- a CDS encoding FecR domain-containing protein, whose translation MRAAPSSEAREIARAAAQWLTLLESGEATQDDQARLQNWRNSHSSHEHAWQKAQMLRQRFFGLPSVLAMATLDRPDPARRAALKRALGVAALVPTAWLIGRQLPLDVWRADLQTGTGEHKRIPLADGSTLQLNTASAVNIDLGARLLTLVRGEMALNVPGTAPLTIQAPYGRIIVSRSEVCVRLNERDCRVSVVSGAVRLQPLQGPEMLLNAGQQVSLQANGAGAVGAFDALLPGWRDGVLMAQNQPLGEFLRELGRYRPGLLRWEPALESLRVTGSFRLDNTDRILSLLAASLPLDVQSRTRFWVTLVPRKNIA comes from the coding sequence ATGCGCGCGGCACCTTCCAGCGAAGCCCGCGAGATTGCCCGGGCGGCTGCGCAGTGGCTGACATTGCTGGAGTCCGGCGAGGCTACCCAGGACGATCAGGCGCGCCTGCAGAACTGGCGCAACAGCCATAGTAGTCACGAGCATGCCTGGCAAAAGGCGCAGATGCTGCGTCAGCGTTTTTTCGGCTTGCCGTCGGTATTGGCGATGGCCACGCTTGATCGTCCTGATCCTGCTCGCCGTGCCGCACTCAAACGGGCGCTTGGGGTGGCGGCGCTGGTGCCGACTGCATGGCTGATCGGGCGCCAGCTGCCGCTGGATGTCTGGCGCGCCGACTTGCAGACCGGCACCGGCGAACACAAACGCATTCCCCTGGCCGACGGCAGTACCTTGCAACTCAATACCGCGAGCGCCGTGAACATCGACCTCGGTGCTCGCCTGCTGACCCTGGTGCGCGGCGAAATGGCGCTCAACGTACCCGGAACCGCACCACTGACCATTCAGGCGCCTTATGGCCGGATCATCGTCAGTCGCAGTGAAGTGTGTGTGCGTCTCAACGAGCGCGATTGCCGCGTGTCGGTCGTCAGCGGTGCGGTGCGCCTGCAACCGCTGCAAGGCCCTGAAATGTTGCTGAACGCCGGACAGCAAGTGAGCCTGCAGGCCAATGGTGCAGGGGCCGTCGGTGCGTTCGATGCGCTGCTGCCCGGATGGCGTGACGGGGTGCTGATGGCACAGAATCAGCCGCTCGGTGAGTTCCTGCGTGAACTCGGTCGTTATCGCCCCGGCCTTTTGCGTTGGGAACCTGCGCTGGAAAGCTTGCGGGTTACCGGCAGTTTCCGCCTCGACAACACCGACCGCATCCTGTCACTGCTGGCCGCCAGCCTGCCGCTGGACGTGCAATCGCGCACCCGATTCTGGGTCACGCTGGTTCCTCGAAAAAATATTGCCTGA
- a CDS encoding sigma-70 family RNA polymerase sigma factor, with amino-acid sequence MIEAATPPEHSLHTLYRDHRGWLENWLRKRMGNAWDAADLSQDTFMRVLCSSQPVAEMREPRAYLLTVGKRLLSNFYTRRSLEKAYLDALAHLPEDCVPSPEQRWVVLETLQALDELLDGLPREVRRAFLWSQLEGLGYREIAERLQVSERTVKRYMAQAYEHCLLVDW; translated from the coding sequence ATGATTGAAGCAGCGACGCCACCGGAGCACAGCCTACACACCTTGTACCGAGACCACCGAGGCTGGCTGGAAAACTGGCTGCGAAAGCGCATGGGTAACGCGTGGGATGCGGCGGATCTGAGTCAGGACACGTTCATGCGGGTGTTGTGCAGTTCACAACCCGTCGCCGAAATGCGCGAACCGCGCGCCTATCTGTTGACCGTCGGCAAACGCCTGCTGAGTAATTTCTATACCCGACGCAGTCTGGAAAAAGCTTATCTGGACGCGTTGGCCCACTTGCCTGAAGACTGTGTCCCGTCCCCCGAGCAGCGCTGGGTAGTGCTCGAAACCCTCCAGGCGCTCGATGAACTTCTCGACGGTTTGCCCCGGGAAGTTCGTCGCGCATTTTTGTGGAGCCAGCTCGAAGGCCTGGGCTATCGCGAAATCGCCGAACGCCTGCAAGTTTCCGAACGTACGGTCAAACGCTACATGGCCCAAGCCTATGAGCATTGCCTGCTGGTGGACTGGTGA